A stretch of the Corylus avellana chromosome ca6, CavTom2PMs-1.0 genome encodes the following:
- the LOC132184779 gene encoding T-complex protein 1 subunit gamma isoform X2, translating to MMEMLFCSMIELSRTQDEEVGDGTTSVIVLAGEMLHVAEAFIDKNYHPTIICRAYNKALEDAIAVLDQIAMPIDVKDRGTMLGLVKSCIGTKFTSQFGDLIADLAIDATTTVGVDLGQGLREVDIKKYIKVEKVPGGQLEDSRVLKGVMINKDVVAPGKMRRKIVNPRIILLDCPLEYKKGENQTNAELVREEDWEVLLKMEEEYIKNLCDQIVMFKPDLVITEKGLSDLACHYLCKHGISAIRRLRKTDNNRIAKACDAVIVNRPDELLESDVGTGAGLFEVKKIGDEFFAFIVDCKDPKACTVLLRGASKDLLNEVERNLQDAMSVARNIIKNPKLLPGGGATELTVSATLKQKSSSIEGIEKWPYEAAAIAFEAIPRTLAQNCGVNVIRTMTVLQGKHANGENAWIGIDGNTGAVTDMKEWKIWDAYNVKAQTFKTAIEAACMLLRIDDIVSGIKKKQPPGSQAPSKPKIETEADADNEQILPD from the exons ATGATGGAAATGCTATTTTGC TCAATGATCGAACTAAGCCGCACGCAAGATGAAGAAGTGGGAGATGGAACAACATCAGTCATCGTTCTTG cTGGTGAAATGCTCCACGTTGCAGAAGCATTTATTGACAAAAATTACCATCCTACCATTATCTGCCGAG CCTATAACAAAGCTCTGGAGGATGCTATTGCTGTGCTTGACCAAATTGCAATGCCCATTGATGTGAAGGACC GTGGAACAATGTTGGGGCTGGTTAAGAGCTGTATAGGCACAAAATTCACTAGTCAGTTTGGGGATCTAATTGCT GATCTAGCTATAGATGCCACAACAACAGTTGGTGTTGATCTTGGGCAAGGCTTGCGCGAAGTGGATATTAAGAAGTACATTAAGGTTGAGAAGGTCCCTGGTGGACAGTTGGAAGATTCAAGAGTTCTTAAAGGAGTTATGATTAACAAAGATGTAGTTGCCCCTggaaaaatgaggagaaagatTGTCAACCCACGCATCATTCTTCTGGATTGTCCCCTCGAGTACAAAAAGGGTGAGAACCAAACAAATGCTGAACTGGTTAGAGAAGAGGATTGGGAAGTCCTGttaaaaatggaagaagaataCATTAAGAACCTTTGTGATCAGATAGTGATGTTCAAACCAGACTTAGTAATCACAGAGAAGGGTCTTAGTGATTTGGCATGCCATTATCTGTGCAAGCATGGAATCAGTGCAATCAGAAGGTTGAGGAAGACAGACAATAATAGAATAGCCAAGGCATGTGATGCCGTTATTGTGAACAGACCAGATGAATTGCTGGAGTCTGATGTTGGTACTGGAGCTGGGCTGTTTGAAGTGAAGAAAATTGGGGATGAATTTTTTGCATTCATTGTTGACTGCAAAGATCCAAAAGCTTGTACTGTACTTTTAAGAGGTGCCAGTAAGGATCTCTTGAACGAAGTGGAAAGAAACTTGCAG GATGCCATGTCTGTAGCAAGGAACataataaaaaatccaaaacttcTTCCTGGAGGTGGTGCTACAGAGTTAACTGTCTCTGCTACTTTAAAGCAGAAGAGTTCATCTATTGAAGGCATAGAAAAG TGGCCTTATGAAGCTGCTGCCATAGCTTTTGAGGCTATACCCCGTACTTTAGCACAGAATTGTGGGGTGAATGTGATTCGAACTATGACTGTGCTGCAAGGAAAG CATGCAAATGGTGAAAATGCCTGGATTGGCATAGATGGAAACACTGGAGCTGTTACTGACATGAAGGAGTGGAAG ATTTGGGATGCCTACAACGTGAAGGCGCAAACCTTTAAGACAGCCATAGAAGCTGCATGCATGCTTCTTAGGATTGATGACATTGTCAGTGGGATCAAGAAGAAGCAGCCCCCTGGTTCCCAGGCTCCATCAAAGCCTAAGATTGAGACTGAAGCAGATGCTGACAATGAGCAAATACTCCCTGACTAG
- the LOC132184779 gene encoding T-complex protein 1 subunit gamma isoform X1 has protein sequence MHAPVLVLKDSLKRESGSKVQHANIQASKAVADIIRTTLGPRSMLKMLLDAAGGIVVTNDGNAILRELDIAHPAAKSMIELSRTQDEEVGDGTTSVIVLAGEMLHVAEAFIDKNYHPTIICRAYNKALEDAIAVLDQIAMPIDVKDRGTMLGLVKSCIGTKFTSQFGDLIADLAIDATTTVGVDLGQGLREVDIKKYIKVEKVPGGQLEDSRVLKGVMINKDVVAPGKMRRKIVNPRIILLDCPLEYKKGENQTNAELVREEDWEVLLKMEEEYIKNLCDQIVMFKPDLVITEKGLSDLACHYLCKHGISAIRRLRKTDNNRIAKACDAVIVNRPDELLESDVGTGAGLFEVKKIGDEFFAFIVDCKDPKACTVLLRGASKDLLNEVERNLQDAMSVARNIIKNPKLLPGGGATELTVSATLKQKSSSIEGIEKWPYEAAAIAFEAIPRTLAQNCGVNVIRTMTVLQGKHANGENAWIGIDGNTGAVTDMKEWKIWDAYNVKAQTFKTAIEAACMLLRIDDIVSGIKKKQPPGSQAPSKPKIETEADADNEQILPD, from the exons aTGCACGCACCGGTGCTTGTTCTCA AGGACTCTTTGAAACGCGAGTCCGGAAGCAAGGTGCAACATGCTAATATCCAGGCTTCCAAG GCTGTTGCTGACATTATTCGCACAACATTGGGTCCAAGATCCATGTTGAAGATGCTACTCGATGCTGCTGGAg GAATTGTGGTGACTAATGATGGAAATGCTATTTTGCGTGAGTTAGATATTGCACACCCAGCTGCAAAA TCAATGATCGAACTAAGCCGCACGCAAGATGAAGAAGTGGGAGATGGAACAACATCAGTCATCGTTCTTG cTGGTGAAATGCTCCACGTTGCAGAAGCATTTATTGACAAAAATTACCATCCTACCATTATCTGCCGAG CCTATAACAAAGCTCTGGAGGATGCTATTGCTGTGCTTGACCAAATTGCAATGCCCATTGATGTGAAGGACC GTGGAACAATGTTGGGGCTGGTTAAGAGCTGTATAGGCACAAAATTCACTAGTCAGTTTGGGGATCTAATTGCT GATCTAGCTATAGATGCCACAACAACAGTTGGTGTTGATCTTGGGCAAGGCTTGCGCGAAGTGGATATTAAGAAGTACATTAAGGTTGAGAAGGTCCCTGGTGGACAGTTGGAAGATTCAAGAGTTCTTAAAGGAGTTATGATTAACAAAGATGTAGTTGCCCCTggaaaaatgaggagaaagatTGTCAACCCACGCATCATTCTTCTGGATTGTCCCCTCGAGTACAAAAAGGGTGAGAACCAAACAAATGCTGAACTGGTTAGAGAAGAGGATTGGGAAGTCCTGttaaaaatggaagaagaataCATTAAGAACCTTTGTGATCAGATAGTGATGTTCAAACCAGACTTAGTAATCACAGAGAAGGGTCTTAGTGATTTGGCATGCCATTATCTGTGCAAGCATGGAATCAGTGCAATCAGAAGGTTGAGGAAGACAGACAATAATAGAATAGCCAAGGCATGTGATGCCGTTATTGTGAACAGACCAGATGAATTGCTGGAGTCTGATGTTGGTACTGGAGCTGGGCTGTTTGAAGTGAAGAAAATTGGGGATGAATTTTTTGCATTCATTGTTGACTGCAAAGATCCAAAAGCTTGTACTGTACTTTTAAGAGGTGCCAGTAAGGATCTCTTGAACGAAGTGGAAAGAAACTTGCAG GATGCCATGTCTGTAGCAAGGAACataataaaaaatccaaaacttcTTCCTGGAGGTGGTGCTACAGAGTTAACTGTCTCTGCTACTTTAAAGCAGAAGAGTTCATCTATTGAAGGCATAGAAAAG TGGCCTTATGAAGCTGCTGCCATAGCTTTTGAGGCTATACCCCGTACTTTAGCACAGAATTGTGGGGTGAATGTGATTCGAACTATGACTGTGCTGCAAGGAAAG CATGCAAATGGTGAAAATGCCTGGATTGGCATAGATGGAAACACTGGAGCTGTTACTGACATGAAGGAGTGGAAG ATTTGGGATGCCTACAACGTGAAGGCGCAAACCTTTAAGACAGCCATAGAAGCTGCATGCATGCTTCTTAGGATTGATGACATTGTCAGTGGGATCAAGAAGAAGCAGCCCCCTGGTTCCCAGGCTCCATCAAAGCCTAAGATTGAGACTGAAGCAGATGCTGACAATGAGCAAATACTCCCTGACTAG